A DNA window from Mastomys coucha isolate ucsf_1 unplaced genomic scaffold, UCSF_Mcou_1 pScaffold21, whole genome shotgun sequence contains the following coding sequences:
- the LOC116100676 gene encoding olfactory receptor 51E1 has product MVGLNSSESSATYFILIGLPGLEEVQFWLAFPLCSLYLIAVLGNLTIIYIVRTEHSLHEPMYIFLCMLSGLDILISTSSMPKMMAIFWFNSTTIQFDACLVQMFAIHSLSGMESTVLLAMAFDRYVAICHPLRHATVLTLPRVAKIGMAAVVRGAALMAPLPVFIKRLPFCHSNILSHSYCLHQDVMKLACADIRVNVIYGLIVIISAIGLDSLLISFSYLLILKTVLNLTREAQAKAFGTCVSHVCAVFIFYVPFIGLSMVHRFSKRHDSLLPVIMANIYLLVPPVLNPIVYGVKTKEIRQRILRLFLMTTHTSDH; this is encoded by the coding sequence ATGGTGGGCCTCAATAGCAGTGAATCCAGTGCCACGTATTTCATCTTAATAGGCCTCCCAGGATTGGAAGAGGTCCAGTTTTGGTTGGCTTTCCCATTGTGTTCCCTCTACCTTATTGCTGTGCTAGGTAACTTGACCATCATTTACATTGTGAGGACAGAGCACAGCCTACATGAGCCCATGTATATCTTTCTTTGCATGCTTTCTGGCCTAGACATTCTCATTTCCACCTCATCCATGCCAAAAATGATGGCCATTTTTTGGTTCAATTCCACTACCATCCAGTTTGATGCTTGTCTGGTACAGATGTTTGCCATTCATTCCTTATCTGGCATGGAGTCCACAGTGCTGCTGGCCATGGCCTTTGACCGCTACGTGGCCATTTGTCATCCTCTACGGCATGCCACTGTGCTTACATTGCCTCGTGTTGCCAAGATCGGCATGGCTGCTGTGGTCCGGGGTGCAGCACTAATGGCACCCTTACCTGTTTTCATCAAAAGGTTGCCTTTCTGTCATTCCAATATCCTTTCTCATTCCTACTGCCTACACCAAGACGTCATGAAGCTGGCCTGTGCTGACATCCGTGTCAATGTCATCTATGGACTCATTGTCATCATCTCAGCCATTGGTTTGGACTcacttctcatttccttctcatATTTGCTCATCCTCAAGACTGTGTTGAACTTGACACGTGAAGCCCAGGCAAAAGCGTTTGGCACTTGTGTCTCTCACGTGTGTGCTGTTTTCATCTTCTATGTGCCTTTCATTGGATTGTCAATGGTGCACCGTTTTAGCAAAAGGCATGACTCTCTCCTACCTGTCATCATGGCTAACATTTATCTTCTGGTTCCACCTGTGCTAAACCCCATAGTCTATGGAGTAAAGACAAAGGAGATCCGACAGCGGATCCTTCGCCTTTTTCTCATGACCACACACACTTCAGATCACTAG